A region from the Streptomyces lydicus genome encodes:
- the def gene encoding peptide deformylase has translation MPLPHEQPRATDRRVRVQGVPVDSCPALSPEAGRGSVRRITRVGEEILNRRCREVTEFGTAELSALIDDMFLTMWVADGAGLAANQVGVDLRLFVYDCPDDDGVRHVGHILNPVLDQPEAGHRRLVDDVEGCLSVPGAAIAVPRTDRAVVRGFDKDGAPLVIEGSGYFARCLQHETDHLLGHTYLDRLSRRDRRDALRQMDDRCADVLARRELKAADLAG, from the coding sequence ATGCCCCTTCCTCACGAGCAACCTCGCGCCACCGACCGGCGGGTCCGTGTCCAGGGCGTGCCGGTCGACTCCTGCCCGGCCCTGTCTCCGGAAGCCGGCCGGGGTTCGGTACGCCGTATCACGAGGGTGGGCGAGGAAATCCTCAACCGTCGATGCCGTGAGGTGACCGAGTTCGGCACCGCCGAGCTGTCGGCGCTGATCGACGACATGTTCCTGACCATGTGGGTGGCCGACGGCGCCGGCCTGGCTGCCAATCAGGTCGGTGTCGACCTGCGGCTGTTCGTGTACGACTGCCCGGACGACGACGGAGTCCGGCATGTCGGCCACATCCTCAACCCCGTTCTCGACCAGCCCGAGGCCGGCCACCGCCGGCTCGTCGACGACGTCGAAGGGTGCCTGTCCGTGCCCGGTGCCGCCATAGCGGTCCCGCGGACCGATCGTGCCGTCGTGCGTGGCTTCGACAAGGACGGCGCTCCCCTCGTGATCGAGGGAAGCGGATATTTCGCCCGGTGTCTGCAGCACGAGACCGATCACCTCCTCGGGCACACCTATCTCGACCGGCTCTCCCGACGGGACCGCCGCGACGCACTGCGACAGATGGACGACCGTTGCGCGGACGTCCTCGCCCGACGTGAGCTCAAAGCCGCCGACCTGGCCGGGTGA
- a CDS encoding M20 family metallopeptidase produces MTMHKTVQVRVDAMLEDLRTLVETESPSRDLDSLTASAKAVAAILENRLGGRAVLVESAAGPHVHWSGGGDPAVLILGHHDTVFPLGTLERRPFRVADGHATGPGVFDMLGGLVQAIHGLATLDDRSGVEILVTADEEVGSGSSRALLEERALACGAVLVVEGAADGGGLKTGRKGCGTYRISIAGRASHAGLEPAAGVNALIEAAHQVLDIAALNRPDIGTTVTPTVASAGTLDNVVPAEATVIVDVRVESDGEKERIEAAFAALAPHLDEVRITVHGAVSRPPMPESASSELFAVAQRLLPDLEGTAVGGGSDGNFTAALGVPTLDGLGAVGGGAHADHEYLVVDAMAERAHLVAGLVNALQNKEQKEQG; encoded by the coding sequence ATGACGATGCACAAGACCGTCCAGGTACGTGTCGACGCGATGCTCGAGGACCTCAGGACACTCGTCGAAACCGAGTCCCCTTCGCGCGATCTCGACTCCTTGACGGCATCGGCCAAAGCTGTCGCGGCCATCCTGGAGAACCGCCTCGGCGGGCGGGCCGTCCTCGTGGAGAGCGCAGCCGGGCCGCACGTCCACTGGTCAGGGGGCGGCGATCCCGCCGTACTGATCCTCGGTCACCACGACACGGTGTTTCCGCTCGGTACCCTTGAACGCCGACCGTTCAGGGTTGCAGACGGTCATGCCACCGGCCCCGGGGTCTTCGACATGCTGGGCGGGCTGGTGCAGGCCATTCATGGCCTGGCGACGCTCGACGACCGGTCGGGCGTCGAGATCCTGGTGACCGCGGACGAAGAGGTCGGCTCCGGTTCTTCCCGCGCTCTCCTCGAAGAGCGAGCCCTTGCCTGTGGCGCGGTGCTCGTGGTGGAGGGTGCCGCTGACGGCGGAGGCTTGAAGACCGGCCGCAAGGGCTGCGGCACGTACCGGATCTCCATCGCGGGCCGGGCGTCGCACGCGGGTCTGGAACCCGCGGCCGGGGTCAATGCCTTGATCGAAGCCGCCCATCAAGTACTGGATATCGCAGCGCTCAACCGCCCCGACATCGGTACGACCGTTACCCCGACCGTCGCCTCCGCGGGAACCCTGGACAACGTCGTTCCCGCCGAGGCGACCGTCATCGTCGACGTCAGGGTCGAGTCGGACGGCGAGAAGGAACGCATCGAAGCCGCGTTCGCGGCACTGGCTCCGCATCTTGATGAGGTGCGGATCACGGTTCACGGAGCTGTCAGCCGACCGCCGATGCCCGAGTCGGCTTCGTCCGAGCTCTTCGCGGTGGCACAACGGTTGCTTCCTGATCTGGAAGGCACGGCAGTCGGTGGCGGAAGCGACGGCAACTTCACGGCCGCGCTGGGGGTGCCCACACTTGACGGCCTTGGGGCAGTCGGGGGCGGTGCCCACGCCGATCACGAGTACCTGGTGGTCGACGCCATGGCCGAGCGGGCCCACCTGGTTGCCGGACTGGTGAACGCGTTGCAGAACAAGGAGCAGAAAGAGCAGGGATGA
- a CDS encoding RICIN domain-containing protein has translation MLIATLGITLGLVVAQAAVAQTAVAQTADHCSGLSCLTFTSVNGGRNLDVQNGNTGDGVFIVTNSAPGYHQKWDARIQGSDSAFALVNGDTGKCVEAGLPLRQQSCSGSSSQRWYFQPVNGATDTFMIRSAGDDKCLDVVRAAQYDDAWTQTYGCNGTKAQQWKIPSSAGEAALKAAVDYASKRCQKDSSTCSWTKGSQAPAEPLPKKCVSPVWFNGTEAPVPWTFSLNTSTGWSSQLGVTFTSGLGTGAASPVQTSVSLTISGQVTYDVREDLGNSLTITVPSHQYGWVALSELATKVTGEWTFDASGFPWKARDTVTVPLKSDEQGRSSIYLAQTSPNFTTCND, from the coding sequence ATGCTCATCGCCACTCTCGGTATCACTCTCGGCCTCGTCGTCGCCCAGGCCGCTGTGGCGCAGACCGCTGTGGCGCAGACCGCAGACCATTGCTCGGGGCTGTCCTGCCTGACGTTCACGTCGGTCAACGGCGGCCGGAACCTGGATGTGCAGAACGGCAACACCGGAGACGGCGTCTTCATCGTCACCAACTCCGCGCCGGGCTACCACCAGAAGTGGGATGCCCGCATCCAGGGATCCGACTCGGCCTTCGCCCTCGTCAACGGCGACACCGGCAAGTGCGTCGAGGCCGGGCTCCCGCTCAGACAGCAGTCCTGCTCCGGCTCTTCCTCGCAGCGCTGGTACTTCCAGCCCGTCAACGGCGCCACGGACACCTTCATGATCCGAAGCGCCGGGGACGACAAGTGCCTCGACGTGGTCCGCGCCGCGCAGTACGACGACGCCTGGACGCAGACCTACGGCTGCAACGGCACCAAGGCACAGCAGTGGAAGATCCCGAGCAGCGCGGGCGAAGCGGCGCTCAAGGCCGCCGTCGACTACGCGTCGAAGCGCTGCCAGAAGGACAGCTCCACCTGTTCGTGGACCAAGGGCTCCCAGGCACCTGCCGAGCCACTGCCGAAGAAGTGCGTCTCCCCCGTCTGGTTCAACGGCACCGAGGCGCCGGTGCCGTGGACGTTCTCCCTGAACACCTCCACCGGCTGGTCGAGCCAGCTCGGAGTGACCTTCACCTCCGGCCTCGGAACGGGTGCCGCGAGCCCCGTGCAGACCAGCGTCAGCCTCACCATTTCCGGTCAGGTCACCTATGACGTGCGTGAAGATCTCGGCAACAGCCTGACGATCACCGTTCCGTCGCACCAGTACGGGTGGGTGGCACTGTCGGAGCTGGCGACCAAGGTGACCGGTGAATGGACCTTCGACGCGAGCGGGTTCCCGTGGAAGGCGAGGGACACCGTCACCGTCCCGCTGAAGAGTGACGAGCAGGGCCGGTCCAGCATCTACCTGGCCCAGACCAGCCCGAACTTCACGACCTGCAACGACTGA
- a CDS encoding maleylpyruvate isomerase family mycothiol-dependent enzyme codes for MAGQDVPDALPDRQDKDVPGKLPDGLGVAIRETAGDIAALLRQGADTGLPIPGSEWNVGEAAAHLAQANELMADIAAGQARSYGDGTPQSLAAANERALAEFDERRAEPLAAMIVAQADAYLKTWDEGPTEETVVTPLGPMSPAVLGSYLLTHMLGHGYDLARALGRPHMIDRARVELTLPFLVTAMPRVTDTSRTAGLTAGYAIRLWSGARFGVTVTNGAVSVGSPPSARPDCTILIEPVTFLLMALGRRGQWSALARGHILVRGRKPWLAPRFPALFKAP; via the coding sequence GTGGCTGGGCAGGACGTACCGGACGCGCTGCCCGACCGGCAGGACAAGGATGTACCGGGCAAACTGCCCGACGGCCTCGGTGTGGCCATACGCGAGACCGCCGGGGACATCGCCGCGCTGCTGCGTCAGGGCGCCGACACGGGGCTTCCGATTCCCGGGTCGGAGTGGAACGTCGGGGAGGCGGCAGCGCATCTGGCGCAGGCCAATGAACTCATGGCCGACATTGCGGCCGGACAGGCACGCAGTTACGGGGACGGCACCCCGCAGAGCCTCGCCGCGGCAAATGAGCGAGCACTCGCCGAGTTCGACGAGCGGAGGGCCGAGCCACTGGCCGCGATGATCGTGGCGCAGGCCGATGCTTACCTGAAGACATGGGACGAGGGCCCCACGGAAGAAACGGTCGTCACCCCGCTGGGCCCGATGTCCCCTGCCGTGCTGGGGTCATACCTGCTGACGCACATGCTCGGCCACGGTTACGACCTCGCCCGTGCACTGGGCCGTCCGCACATGATCGACCGCGCCCGGGTCGAGCTGACCCTGCCGTTCCTGGTCACAGCCATGCCGCGGGTGACCGACACCTCCCGCACAGCCGGGCTCACCGCCGGCTACGCGATCCGCTTGTGGAGTGGTGCCCGCTTCGGCGTGACAGTGACCAACGGAGCGGTATCCGTTGGCTCACCGCCGTCGGCCCGCCCGGACTGCACCATCCTCATCGAACCGGTCACCTTCCTCCTGATGGCACTCGGACGCCGCGGCCAGTGGAGCGCCCTCGCCCGGGGCCATATCCTCGTCCGAGGCCGCAAGCCCTGGCTCGCTCCCCGCTTCCCGGCTCTCTTCAAGGCACCCTGA
- a CDS encoding ATP-binding cassette domain-containing protein codes for MTTPTSRSLAIAAKGLRKAYGDKTVLDGIDLAVPAGTVFSLLGPNGAGKTTAVKILSTLVTAEAGDLRVGGHDLAADPQAVREVIGVTGQFSAVDGLITGEENMLLMADLHHLSRREGRRTATGLLERFDLAEAAKKPAATYSGGMKRRLDIAMTLVGNPRIIFLDEPTTGLDPRSRHTMWGIIRELVSGGVTVFLTTQYLAEADELADRIAVLSDGKIAAEGTADELKRLVPGGHVRLRFTDPAAYRTAAAALREAPRDDATLTLRIPCDGSQRELRALLGRLDSAGTEADELTVHTPGLDDVFFALTSGADVPYQTEESVR; via the coding sequence ATGACGACACCGACATCGCGCTCTCTCGCCATCGCGGCCAAGGGGCTGCGCAAGGCCTACGGGGACAAGACGGTCCTCGACGGCATCGACCTGGCGGTGCCGGCCGGCACCGTCTTCTCGCTGCTCGGCCCGAACGGCGCCGGCAAGACCACCGCCGTCAAGATCCTCTCCACCCTCGTCACCGCCGAAGCCGGCGACCTGCGCGTCGGCGGCCACGACCTGGCCGCCGACCCACAGGCCGTACGGGAAGTGATCGGCGTCACCGGGCAGTTCTCCGCCGTAGACGGCCTGATCACCGGCGAGGAGAACATGCTCCTCATGGCGGACCTGCACCACCTCTCCCGCCGCGAGGGCCGCCGCACCGCCACCGGGCTGCTGGAGCGCTTCGACCTGGCGGAGGCCGCGAAGAAGCCCGCCGCCACCTACTCCGGCGGCATGAAACGCCGCCTCGACATCGCCATGACGCTGGTCGGCAACCCGCGGATCATCTTCCTCGACGAGCCCACCACCGGCCTCGACCCACGCAGCCGCCACACCATGTGGGGGATCATCCGCGAGCTGGTCTCCGGCGGCGTCACCGTTTTCCTCACCACCCAGTACCTGGCGGAGGCCGACGAGCTCGCCGACCGCATCGCAGTGCTGAGCGACGGCAAGATCGCCGCCGAGGGGACCGCCGACGAGCTGAAGCGGCTCGTCCCCGGCGGGCACGTGCGGCTGCGGTTCACCGACCCGGCCGCGTACCGGACCGCCGCCGCCGCGCTGCGCGAGGCGCCGCGCGACGACGCAACCCTCACGCTGCGGATCCCCTGCGACGGCAGCCAGCGCGAGCTGCGCGCCCTCCTCGGCCGGCTGGACTCGGCCGGTACGGAGGCGGACGAGCTGACCGTGCACACCCCTGGCCTCGACGACGTCTTCTTCGCCCTGACCAGCGGCGCCGACGTCCCCTACCAGACGGAGGAGTCCGTCCGATGA
- a CDS encoding glutamate racemase, producing MKIALMDAGIGLLAAAAAVRRLRPDADLVLSSDPDGMPWGPRSAQELTARAVTVAEAAAAHRPDVLIVACNTASVHALPALRARLEPDLPVIGTVPAVKPAAAGGGPIAVWATPATTGSRYQRGLIEEFAADVSVTEVPCPGLADAVECADEVAIARAVAVAAERTPDEARAVVLGCTHYELIAAHIHAALQRPGRPPLALYGTADAVAAQALRRIGEQPTSGTPGEGTLTVILSGREEELPPAAWAYGEGRLLQAGRRRRDRLLLSPGVRQ from the coding sequence GTGAAGATCGCGCTCATGGACGCGGGGATCGGACTGCTGGCGGCGGCCGCCGCGGTACGCCGTCTGCGGCCCGACGCCGATCTCGTCCTGTCCTCCGATCCCGACGGCATGCCCTGGGGACCGCGCTCCGCGCAGGAGCTCACGGCCCGCGCCGTCACCGTCGCCGAAGCGGCTGCCGCACACCGTCCCGATGTGCTGATCGTCGCCTGCAATACCGCTTCCGTGCACGCCCTACCCGCCCTGCGTGCCCGTCTGGAGCCGGATCTGCCCGTCATCGGGACCGTCCCGGCGGTCAAACCGGCCGCCGCGGGAGGCGGGCCGATCGCCGTCTGGGCCACCCCCGCGACCACAGGCAGCCGCTACCAGCGCGGTCTCATCGAGGAGTTCGCGGCTGATGTGAGTGTCACCGAAGTGCCGTGCCCCGGGCTCGCCGACGCCGTCGAGTGCGCGGACGAAGTGGCCATCGCACGTGCGGTCGCCGTCGCCGCGGAGCGCACGCCGGACGAGGCAAGAGCAGTCGTCCTGGGCTGCACCCACTACGAGCTCATCGCCGCACACATCCACGCGGCCCTGCAGCGCCCCGGTCGGCCCCCGCTCGCTCTGTACGGTACGGCCGATGCGGTCGCCGCCCAGGCGCTGCGCCGGATCGGTGAGCAGCCCACCTCTGGGACCCCTGGCGAGGGCACTCTGACCGTGATCCTCAGCGGGCGCGAGGAGGAACTTCCGCCGGCGGCATGGGCGTACGGCGAAGGCCGGCTGCTGCAGGCGGGCCGCCGCCGTCGAGACCGGCTCCTCCTGTCGCCGGGCGTTCGTCAGTGA
- a CDS encoding ATP-binding protein: protein MTTDLTLLTYVAYRGVEVTAPRLRGLLALLAGDLRTGCSTERLVEGLWPDALPERPGKAVQVLVSRARAQLGTGVLVSTPNGYRLALADDQVDSSALLLHAAASADRARAGDHAGSLTAAEAGLALWEGTSDGDAGAGDPVAALRAERVPVRGTLARARALALARLGRHAEAAGPLALAAAEHPRDEELLAELLRGEAATAGPSAALARYEGYRRELRDELGTDPGAGLKAVQQELLCGEAPAVRHGVPHEPNPLLGRDEDIAAVARLLRTSRAVTVVGPGGLGKTRLGYAVSRRAEQRVVYAVPLAGITADEDVAAEVASALGAGEGRHGTVSGHAPADPLTGILGALGSGPALLVLDNCEQVIRGAAALVQDLVSSSKDLRVLVTSRAPLGLTSEAVYALPELGLDTSVELFAQRARAARPGVELPSDTVAALCRQLDGLPLAVELAAARVRVLSVPEIARRLGDRFALLRGGARDAPERHRTLHAVVEWSWNLLATDARAALRTLAVFPGGFSGEAAEQVLGGEALSLLEQVAGQSLLTVADTPAGVRFRMLETVREFSAARRAEAGGEEEAVGRFLAWARDFGVAYHDWVFGPEPRTAWERIRAEQDNLVAALRYALARTDGPATAAVTAVLAALWTTDSHYSRLAALAADTGPPLSHYRPEPEYVEVARAATVLCMASLLMDHGPHAGVTRQLVTLRRLPPAPPDTLLRAIAAVLSAVPEMLPPDYEVLRTFCDSERPLVAGIAECVATYIWEYAHDIDRALASARRMTDALAAVDNPALQLVGHSRLSELCLRTGQGEAAYRHLKAALEALPRLGDEHDYIGIRSALALACLQRGDPDEAEHWLRQAEGDNTPRQDPFYSPDPGVRAEIALARGLTEAGLGLWRSAVERMPEEGSTYSGDPWLDPWALQLQAAAVTAHAHAGRLELVAGTAGRLWQRLRILLTGPARSPVELPVLGTVLHALGVAGLASDGAGAGAGAVRMIALAERLRVLREFQPTMSAARARQAAEDADRAAYADAVSEYAALGRDELREAARALISGRGGTVTSTSSTRARPAPGTRQS from the coding sequence ATGACCACCGACCTGACCCTGCTCACGTATGTCGCCTACCGCGGAGTGGAGGTCACCGCGCCCCGGCTCCGCGGCCTCCTTGCGCTGCTCGCGGGCGATTTGCGTACGGGCTGCAGCACCGAACGGCTGGTGGAAGGGCTGTGGCCGGACGCGCTGCCGGAGCGGCCGGGCAAGGCGGTGCAGGTCCTGGTGTCCAGGGCGCGGGCGCAGCTGGGCACCGGTGTCCTCGTCAGCACGCCGAACGGATACCGGCTCGCCCTCGCCGACGATCAGGTCGACAGCTCCGCCCTGCTGCTGCACGCCGCCGCCAGTGCGGACCGGGCCAGGGCCGGGGACCACGCGGGATCGCTGACCGCGGCCGAGGCCGGGCTCGCGCTGTGGGAAGGCACCTCCGACGGGGACGCCGGCGCCGGTGACCCCGTAGCCGCGTTGCGCGCCGAGCGGGTCCCCGTCCGCGGCACCCTCGCCCGCGCGCGGGCGCTCGCGCTCGCCCGCCTCGGGCGGCACGCAGAGGCGGCCGGACCGCTGGCCCTCGCCGCCGCGGAGCATCCGCGTGACGAGGAGCTGCTTGCCGAGCTGCTGCGCGGTGAGGCGGCGACGGCGGGCCCGTCCGCCGCGCTGGCACGGTACGAGGGGTACCGCCGTGAGCTGCGCGACGAGCTCGGCACGGATCCGGGCGCCGGGCTCAAGGCCGTACAGCAGGAGCTGTTGTGCGGCGAGGCACCTGCGGTCAGGCACGGCGTGCCGCACGAGCCGAACCCGCTGCTGGGGCGGGACGAGGACATCGCGGCGGTGGCGCGGCTGCTGCGCACCTCCCGCGCGGTCACCGTCGTCGGTCCCGGCGGTCTCGGCAAGACCCGGCTCGGGTACGCCGTGAGCCGCCGGGCCGAGCAGCGCGTGGTGTATGCCGTACCGCTCGCCGGCATCACCGCGGACGAGGACGTGGCAGCGGAGGTGGCCTCCGCGCTCGGTGCGGGCGAGGGGCGGCACGGCACCGTGAGCGGCCACGCCCCGGCCGACCCGCTGACCGGAATCCTCGGTGCGCTCGGCTCCGGGCCCGCTCTGCTGGTGCTGGACAACTGCGAGCAGGTCATCCGGGGCGCCGCCGCCCTCGTACAGGACCTGGTCTCGTCCTCGAAGGACCTGCGGGTGCTCGTCACCAGCCGGGCCCCGCTGGGACTCACCTCGGAGGCGGTGTACGCGCTGCCGGAGCTCGGCCTGGACACCTCGGTCGAGCTGTTCGCGCAGCGGGCCCGGGCCGCCCGGCCCGGTGTGGAGCTGCCGTCGGACACAGTGGCCGCGCTGTGCCGCCAGCTCGACGGACTGCCGCTCGCCGTGGAGTTGGCCGCGGCGCGGGTGCGGGTGCTGTCGGTGCCGGAGATCGCCCGCCGTCTCGGCGACCGGTTCGCGCTGCTGCGCGGCGGGGCGCGTGATGCGCCGGAGCGCCATCGCACGCTGCACGCGGTCGTGGAGTGGAGCTGGAACCTGCTCGCCACGGACGCCAGGGCGGCGCTGCGCACGCTGGCCGTCTTCCCCGGTGGCTTCTCGGGCGAAGCGGCGGAGCAGGTGCTGGGCGGAGAGGCGCTGTCTCTGCTGGAGCAGGTGGCCGGTCAGTCGCTGCTCACCGTCGCCGACACCCCGGCCGGCGTGCGGTTCCGGATGCTGGAGACCGTGCGGGAGTTCAGCGCGGCCCGGCGGGCGGAGGCGGGCGGGGAAGAGGAGGCCGTCGGCCGATTCCTGGCCTGGGCACGGGACTTCGGGGTGGCGTACCACGACTGGGTCTTCGGTCCGGAACCGCGGACTGCCTGGGAACGGATCAGGGCCGAGCAGGACAACCTCGTGGCGGCCCTGCGGTACGCCCTGGCCCGTACGGATGGCCCCGCCACCGCCGCCGTCACCGCCGTTCTCGCCGCGCTGTGGACCACCGATTCCCACTACTCCCGTCTCGCTGCCCTCGCGGCCGACACCGGCCCGCCGCTGTCGCACTACCGCCCCGAGCCCGAATACGTCGAAGTGGCCCGCGCGGCCACGGTGTTGTGCATGGCAAGCCTGCTCATGGACCACGGCCCGCACGCCGGCGTCACCCGCCAGCTCGTCACCCTCCGGCGGCTGCCCCCGGCCCCGCCGGACACGCTGCTGCGCGCCATCGCGGCAGTGCTGAGCGCGGTCCCCGAGATGCTGCCTCCCGACTACGAAGTGCTGCGCACGTTCTGCGACAGCGAGCGGCCGCTCGTCGCCGGCATCGCCGAATGCGTCGCCACCTACATCTGGGAGTACGCGCACGACATCGACCGCGCGCTCGCCTCGGCCCGCCGGATGACCGACGCACTGGCAGCGGTCGACAATCCGGCCCTGCAGCTCGTGGGCCATTCCCGGCTGAGCGAGCTGTGCTTGAGGACGGGGCAGGGCGAGGCCGCGTACCGGCACCTCAAGGCGGCGCTCGAAGCGCTGCCGCGGCTCGGCGACGAGCACGACTACATCGGCATCCGCTCGGCCCTCGCCCTCGCCTGCCTGCAGCGCGGCGACCCCGACGAGGCCGAGCACTGGCTGCGGCAGGCCGAGGGCGACAACACCCCGCGGCAGGACCCCTTCTACAGCCCCGATCCCGGCGTGCGCGCCGAGATCGCGCTCGCCCGCGGGCTGACGGAGGCCGGACTCGGCCTGTGGCGCAGCGCCGTGGAGCGGATGCCCGAGGAGGGCTCGACGTACAGCGGCGACCCCTGGCTCGACCCGTGGGCGCTGCAGCTTCAGGCGGCGGCGGTGACCGCACACGCGCACGCCGGCCGTCTCGAACTCGTCGCGGGGACGGCCGGCCGGCTGTGGCAGCGGCTGCGAATTCTGCTCACCGGCCCCGCCCGCTCGCCCGTGGAGCTCCCCGTGTTGGGGACGGTGCTGCACGCGCTCGGCGTGGCGGGGCTCGCGTCCGACGGCGCCGGCGCCGGTGCCGGTGCCGTACGGATGATCGCGCTGGCCGAACGGCTGCGGGTGCTGCGCGAGTTCCAGCCGACGATGTCGGCGGCCCGTGCCCGGCAGGCGGCCGAGGACGCCGACCGGGCGGCGTACGCCGACGCGGTGTCGGAGTACGCCGCCCTGGGGCGGGACGAGCTGCGGGAGGCAGCCCGTGCGCTCATTTCGGGTCGCGGTGGAACAGTGACGTCGACCAGCAGTACCCGAGCGCGGCCAGCCCCAGGCACCAGACAATCGTGA
- a CDS encoding short chain dehydrogenase: MKVLVLGATGTVGSAVVRALEASHQVVKASRGGPVKVDLEDPLSLDALFAETSDFDAVVCCAAGGPLVDLESVSDEEIAAGVRGKLLGQVALARRAVRHLREGGSITLTGGTFSAPLAGGSLGALINAGLEGFVRNAADELPRGLRINLISPGWIKETLESMGVDGADGIPVYEVARVYVEAVEGVAQGQTIRP; this comes from the coding sequence ATGAAGGTACTTGTGCTCGGGGCGACAGGGACGGTCGGCAGTGCCGTTGTCCGTGCGTTGGAGGCGTCTCATCAGGTGGTGAAGGCGTCGCGCGGCGGGCCGGTGAAGGTGGATCTGGAGGATCCCCTCTCCTTGGACGCATTGTTCGCGGAGACGTCGGACTTCGACGCGGTGGTGTGCTGTGCCGCCGGCGGCCCGTTGGTGGACCTGGAGTCAGTGTCGGACGAGGAGATCGCCGCCGGAGTGCGCGGCAAGCTGCTGGGACAGGTCGCGCTGGCCCGGCGCGCCGTGCGTCATCTCCGGGAGGGCGGCTCGATCACCTTGACCGGGGGTACGTTCTCCGCTCCCCTGGCGGGCGGATCGCTGGGGGCCCTCATCAACGCAGGGCTGGAAGGCTTCGTCCGCAACGCGGCCGACGAGCTGCCGCGAGGCCTGCGAATCAATCTCATCAGCCCTGGCTGGATCAAGGAAACCCTGGAGAGCATGGGTGTGGACGGGGCTGACGGTATTCCGGTCTACGAGGTGGCCCGGGTGTATGTGGAGGCCGTGGAAGGCGTCGCGCAAGGGCAGACCATACGTCCGTGA
- a CDS encoding ABC transporter permease: MSSLSLAVRDSSTMLRRNLLHARRYPSLTLNILLTPIVLLLLFVYVFGGVMSAGIGGGGADRSRYLAYLVPGILMMTIGATPAGTAVSVSMDMTEGIIARFRTMAIHRGSVLIGHVVGSVLQAVISVVLVGAVAVAIGFRSTHATVLDWLAAFGLLVLVAMALTWLAVGMGLASPNAEAASNNALPLIILPFLSSAFVPVDAMPGWFQPIAAYQPFTPAIETLRGLLLGSEIGNNWWITIVWCLGLAALGYCWSTSLFHRDPK; the protein is encoded by the coding sequence ATGAGCTCCCTCTCCCTCGCCGTACGCGACTCGTCCACGATGCTGCGCCGCAACCTCCTGCACGCACGGCGCTACCCGTCGCTCACCCTCAACATCCTGCTGACACCGATCGTCCTGCTGCTGCTCTTCGTCTATGTCTTCGGCGGTGTGATGAGTGCGGGCATCGGTGGTGGCGGCGCCGACCGCTCCCGGTACCTCGCCTATCTCGTTCCGGGCATCCTGATGATGACCATCGGCGCCACCCCGGCCGGGACCGCGGTGTCCGTCTCCATGGACATGACCGAGGGCATCATCGCCCGCTTCCGTACGATGGCGATCCACCGCGGATCGGTGCTCATCGGGCATGTGGTCGGCAGCGTGCTGCAGGCGGTCATCAGCGTGGTCCTCGTCGGGGCCGTCGCCGTGGCCATCGGCTTCCGGTCCACACACGCCACGGTCCTGGACTGGCTGGCGGCGTTCGGGCTGCTCGTGCTGGTCGCCATGGCACTCACCTGGCTCGCCGTCGGGATGGGCCTGGCCAGCCCGAACGCCGAGGCGGCAAGCAACAATGCACTGCCGCTGATCATCCTCCCCTTCCTCTCCAGCGCCTTCGTACCGGTCGACGCGATGCCGGGCTGGTTCCAGCCGATCGCCGCATACCAGCCGTTCACGCCCGCCATCGAGACACTGCGCGGCCTGCTGCTCGGCAGCGAGATCGGCAACAACTGGTGGATCACGATTGTCTGGTGCCTGGGGCTGGCCGCGCTCGGGTACTGCTGGTCGACGTCACTGTTCCACCGCGACCCGAAATGA
- a CDS encoding helix-turn-helix domain-containing protein translates to MTEEHVDRPSARPATAGPGLREHEVRTALLDLLAEVGAATATEAAARLGYSSGLCSFHLRQLARHGHIEEAPHGGGRARPWRLCRPTAASDPSDPSDPSDPSTEDFGDLARGLEDESWQHWLDQREQAPAEWRSDEAFSAVAYLTPEEMSRLAAVIRGALAPYQERDHRPLARPEGARPVALITRLFPLLPHPADDADES, encoded by the coding sequence GTGACTGAAGAACACGTCGACCGCCCGAGCGCCCGTCCCGCCACGGCCGGTCCGGGATTGCGCGAGCACGAGGTCCGCACCGCCCTGCTCGACCTGCTTGCCGAGGTCGGCGCCGCCACGGCGACCGAGGCGGCGGCCCGGCTGGGCTACAGCTCCGGACTCTGCTCATTCCACCTGCGGCAGCTCGCCCGCCACGGCCACATCGAAGAAGCCCCGCACGGCGGAGGCCGCGCACGCCCTTGGCGTCTGTGCCGGCCGACTGCCGCATCCGACCCGTCCGACCCGTCCGACCCGTCCGACCCGTCCACGGAGGATTTCGGCGACCTCGCCCGCGGCCTGGAGGACGAGAGCTGGCAGCACTGGCTCGACCAGCGAGAGCAGGCACCGGCCGAGTGGCGCAGCGATGAAGCGTTCAGTGCCGTCGCCTATCTGACACCCGAGGAGATGAGCCGGCTGGCAGCGGTGATCCGAGGGGCACTCGCCCCCTATCAGGAGCGCGATCACCGGCCTCTGGCTCGCCCCGAGGGCGCCCGGCCGGTCGCCCTCATCACCCGGCTGTTCCCCCTGCTTCCCCACCCGGCGGACGACGCGGACGAGAGCTGA